GTTGAATAATTAATCAGCAAGTTTTTTATACTTGTTGTAACGCCATTTTGCATTGTCTTCGCAAGCGGCAAACAGTACCTTTGCTTCATCGGGAAATGCCTGTTCAAGTGAAGTAAAACGCACTTCGCTTTTCAGGAACTCCTGGAATTTGCTCCAGTCCGGTTCTTTTGAATCGAGAATAAATGGATTCTTTCCTTCGGTTTCGAGCTGCGGATTGAAACGATAGTTTTGCCAGTAGCCCGATTCCACTGCATGTTTGCCCTGTGCCTGGGTTTTGCCCATGCCGGCACGCAAACCATGGTTGATGCAAGGCGAGTAAGCAATGATGAGTGATGGTCCCGGATAAGCTTCAGCTTCGCGGATGGCTTTCAGATACTGACTCTGGTCGGCACCCATTGAAACCTGGGCAACATACACATAACCGTATGACATGGCCATCATGCCGAGATCTTTCTTGCGGGTTTTCTTTCCCGAAGCAGCAAACTTGGCAACAGCACCAGTTGGTGATGATTTCGAAGCCTGACCGCCGGTATTTGAATACACTTCAGTGTCAAGAACAAGAACGTTGATGTCTTCGCCGCTGGCAAGTACATGGTCGAGTCCGCCGTAGCCGATATCGTATGCCCAGCCGTCGCCGCCAAATACCCAAAATGATTTTTTAATCAGGTATTGTTTTTTGTCAACGATTTCTTTTGCAATTTCTGAATTGTCTTTTTCAGCAATAGCCACAAGTTTTGCAGATGCTGCTTCAGATGCTTCAGCGTTGTTCATGCCGGCAATCCATTCCTCACAAGCAGTTTTCAAATCACCGCTTAATCCGGCAGCAATGGCTTCCTGCATTTTCATTGAAAGGAAATCGCGCATTTTATTCACACCGGTGGCAATACCTAAACCGTATTCTGCATTGTCTTCGAACAGTGAGTTGGCCCAGGCAACACCTTTACCACTCTTATTGTTGATGGTGTATGGAGTTGAAGGAGCAGAGCCGCCATAGATTGATGAACAACCTGTCGCATTGGCAACAATCATTCGCTCACCATAGAGCTGTGTGATGGCCTTGATATACGGAGTTTCACCGCAACCAGCACATGCGCCGGAGAATTCAAATAATGGCTGTGCAAACTGGCTGTTTTTAACCGATTTACTCTTCTCGAGCACGGTGTCTTTATAGCCAACTTTTTCGTCCATATAAGTCCAGCGTTCTTTTTCAGCAAGCTGGGTTTCGAGTGGTTTCATTACCAGTGCCTTTGTTTTGGCAGGACACACATCGGCGCAGTTGCCGCAACCGGTGCAATCCATCGGGCTTACCTGAATACGGAAATTGTATTCCTTGGTTGCTGCAAGACCTTTTAAAGTAGTGGTTCCGGCAGGAGCTTTGGCAGTTTCTTCTTCGGTGAGGAGGAAAGGACGAATGGCAGCGTGAGGGCAAACGTATGCACACTGGTTGCACTGGATGCAGTTTTCCGATTGCCATTCAGGTATGGTAACAGCAATACCACGTTTTTCATATTTCGTGGTTCCGTATGGGAATGTGCCATCTTCACGTCCAACAAAAGTCGAAACTTTCAGATCGTCGCCGCTCTGACGGTTGATCACGTCGGCTACATTGCGGATAAAATCAGGATGTGTTTCATCGTCGAATGCAGCTTTGCCTTCCAGGTTTTTCCATTCAGCCGGGATGGCTACTTCGGTAAGTTCACCACCGCGGTCTACTGCTGCGCAGTTCATCTTCACTATTTCTTCGCCTTTGCGGCCGAACGATTTGTCAATGAATTTTTTCATTTCTTTCACTGCCAGATCGTAAGGAATTACGCCTGAAATTTTGAAGAAAGAAGCCTGCATGATTGTGTTGGTGCGGTTTCCCAGACC
Above is a window of Bacteroidetes bacterium GWF2_43_63 DNA encoding:
- a CDS encoding pyruvate:ferredoxin (flavodoxin) oxidoreductase gives rise to the protein MKNKKFITCDGNYAAAHVSYMFSEVAAIYPITPSSTMAEYVDEWSANGRKNIFGDTVKVVEMQSEAGAAGAMHGSLQSGSLTSTYTASQGLLLMIPNMYKMSGELLPGVFHVSARAIAAQALSIFGDHSDVMSCRMTGFAMLATGSVQEIMDIAPVAHLASIRSRIPFLHFFDGFRTSHEIQKVEYLENEDVKQLVDMKALTSFRHAALNPEHPVTRGTAQNPDIYFQSREAANPFYDKVADIVEEYMVELNKLTGREYHPFTYYGAADAENIIIAMGSVTETIRETIDYLNAKGEKVGLLTCHLYRPFSEKYFMNVFPKSVKRIAVLDRTKEPGSEGEPLYLDIKNLFYNKPNAPLVVGGRYGLSSKDTTPAQIIAVYDNLKNNEPKNGFTIGIVDDVTFKSLPLIAEINISDPSIFQAKFYGLGSDGTVGANKNSIKIIGETTNKYCQGYFAYDSKKSGGFTASHLRFGDVPIRSPYLVNTPDFVACHVPAYLGRYDMLKGLKKGGVFLLNSIWDVEETKNHLPDDMKKYMAVNEIKFYTINATKIADEIGLGNRTNTIMQASFFKISGVIPYDLAVKEMKKFIDKSFGRKGEEIVKMNCAAVDRGGELTEVAIPAEWKNLEGKAAFDDETHPDFIRNVADVINRQSGDDLKVSTFVGREDGTFPYGTTKYEKRGIAVTIPEWQSENCIQCNQCAYVCPHAAIRPFLLTEEETAKAPAGTTTLKGLAATKEYNFRIQVSPMDCTGCGNCADVCPAKTKALVMKPLETQLAEKERWTYMDEKVGYKDTVLEKSKSVKNSQFAQPLFEFSGACAGCGETPYIKAITQLYGERMIVANATGCSSIYGGSAPSTPYTINNKSGKGVAWANSLFEDNAEYGLGIATGVNKMRDFLSMKMQEAIAAGLSGDLKTACEEWIAGMNNAEASEAASAKLVAIAEKDNSEIAKEIVDKKQYLIKKSFWVFGGDGWAYDIGYGGLDHVLASGEDINVLVLDTEVYSNTGGQASKSSPTGAVAKFAASGKKTRKKDLGMMAMSYGYVYVAQVSMGADQSQYLKAIREAEAYPGPSLIIAYSPCINHGLRAGMGKTQAQGKHAVESGYWQNYRFNPQLETEGKNPFILDSKEPDWSKFQEFLKSEVRFTSLEQAFPDEAKVLFAACEDNAKWRYNKYKKLAD